A section of the Rhodospirillaceae bacterium genome encodes:
- a CDS encoding AMP-binding protein, whose product MARIPGDGVTAFTDTFARDNLPPKDLWPEIDYSGLPELAAYPDRMNAAVELLDKAATELGWAGRPCIRYAGHVWTYADLKARADAVARVLVEDMGLETGNRVLLRGPNNPMMAACWLAVLKAGGIVVATMPLLRARELAYMAEKAEIRHFLCDIDLRAEGDAAMERAPLLHKVKFFTALGDGSDPAADLDRAVARKPPGFDNADTAADDVGLIAFTSGTTGQPKGTVHFHRDILAMCDCFPKHVYRPSPDDIYVGTPPLAFTFGLGAQLLFPMRTGASVVFYPGPPGPDLLLELIDENRCTTLYTAPTMYRALADRIAESGNAPASLKQCVSAGETLPLPTFEAFRAATGIRIIDGLGSTEMIHIFVSAEGDDIRPGATGTAIPGYEACIVDETGNILEPPCEGLLATRGPTGCKYLDNEERQRSYVVNGWNLPGDRYRQDADGYFWYVARADDMIVSAGYNIGGPEVEDALLDHPKVKECAVVGVPDEQRGRIVKAFVILRDPAEAGEATVGELQEFVKAEIAPYKYPRAVEFVRDLPRTETGKVQRFKLRRLEERKARERGIRVQ is encoded by the coding sequence ATGGCTAGGATTCCCGGCGATGGCGTCACCGCTTTCACGGACACCTTCGCGCGGGACAACCTGCCGCCGAAGGATCTGTGGCCGGAGATCGACTATTCCGGGCTGCCCGAGCTGGCGGCCTATCCGGACCGGATGAACGCGGCCGTCGAACTGCTCGACAAGGCGGCAACGGAGTTGGGCTGGGCCGGGCGGCCCTGCATCCGCTATGCCGGCCATGTCTGGACCTATGCCGACCTGAAAGCCAGGGCCGACGCCGTGGCCCGGGTGCTGGTCGAGGATATGGGTCTGGAGACGGGCAATCGGGTGCTGTTGCGCGGCCCGAACAACCCGATGATGGCGGCTTGCTGGCTGGCGGTGCTGAAGGCCGGCGGGATCGTCGTCGCGACGATGCCGCTGCTGCGCGCCCGAGAACTGGCCTATATGGCGGAAAAGGCGGAAATCCGCCATTTCCTGTGCGATATCGATCTCAGAGCCGAGGGCGACGCTGCGATGGAGCGCGCGCCGCTCCTGCACAAGGTGAAATTCTTTACCGCCCTCGGCGACGGATCGGACCCGGCGGCCGACCTCGATCGGGCCGTGGCCCGCAAGCCGCCCGGTTTCGACAATGCCGATACCGCGGCCGACGATGTCGGGCTGATCGCCTTTACCTCCGGCACGACCGGCCAGCCCAAGGGAACCGTGCATTTCCACCGCGACATCCTCGCGATGTGCGACTGCTTCCCGAAACATGTCTACCGGCCGTCGCCAGACGACATTTACGTCGGCACGCCGCCGCTCGCCTTCACCTTCGGGCTGGGTGCGCAACTGCTGTTTCCCATGCGGACCGGCGCCTCCGTCGTCTTCTATCCCGGCCCGCCGGGGCCGGATCTTCTGCTCGAACTGATCGACGAAAACCGCTGCACGACGCTCTACACGGCGCCGACCATGTATCGCGCGCTCGCCGACAGGATCGCGGAAAGCGGAAACGCGCCCGCATCCCTGAAACAATGCGTTTCTGCCGGTGAGACCCTGCCCCTGCCGACCTTCGAGGCGTTCAGGGCCGCAACCGGGATCCGGATCATCGACGGGCTGGGCTCGACCGAGATGATCCACATTTTCGTTTCGGCCGAGGGCGACGACATCCGGCCCGGCGCGACCGGCACGGCGATCCCCGGCTACGAGGCCTGCATCGTGGACGAAACCGGCAACATCCTGGAGCCGCCCTGCGAAGGCCTGCTGGCGACAAGGGGGCCGACCGGCTGCAAATATCTCGACAACGAGGAGCGGCAGCGCAGCTATGTCGTCAACGGCTGGAACCTGCCGGGCGACCGCTACCGCCAGGATGCCGACGGCTATTTCTGGTATGTCGCGCGGGCCGACGACATGATCGTTTCCGCCGGCTACAACATCGGCGGCCCGGAGGTCGAGGACGCGCTGCTCGACCATCCGAAAGTCAAGGAGTGCGCCGTGGTCGGCGTGCCCGACGAGCAGCGCGGCCGGATCGTCAAGGCCTTCGTCATCCTGCGCGATCCGGCAGAGGCCGGCGAAGCGACCGTCGGAGAACTCCAGGAATTCGTGAAGGCCGAGATCGCGCCCTACAAATATCCGCGCGCCGTCGAGTTCGTGCGCGACCTGCCGCGTACGGAAACCGGCAAGGTCCAGCGCTTCAAGCTGCGCCGGCTGGAAGAGAGAAAGGCCCGCGAACGGGGCATTCGCGTGCAATGA
- a CDS encoding acyl-CoA dehydrogenase family protein: MPDSTYLDWPFLEDRHRELAVELRAWAEANLRPMEHEVHGKTDVDDICLRLVRMLGEADWLKLTVPAAYGGTHETLDVRSIALGREILGYYLGLADFSFVMQGLGTGAITLYGSDELKEEYLPRVATGERIAALAMSEPQGGSDVAALETTAELDGNHFVLNGTKTWISNGGIADHYVVIARTGEAPGARGLSAFVVDADLPGFRVAGRIDVMAPHPLATLSFENCRVPASHLLGNPGEGFRIAMANLDVFRTTVGAAALGMARRALDEAVAYSQSRRAFGQAIGEFQLIQAKIAEMAVKVDAMALLVYRSGWTKDVKNIRVTRESSMAKLYATEAAQDVVDEAVQIFGGQGVTVGQKVEELYREIRALRIYEGTSEVQKLVIAGQTVSALGAAHG, from the coding sequence ATGCCGGATTCGACCTATCTCGACTGGCCGTTTCTCGAAGACCGGCACCGGGAACTGGCGGTCGAACTGCGCGCCTGGGCGGAGGCCAACCTGCGCCCGATGGAGCACGAGGTTCACGGCAAGACCGATGTCGACGACATTTGCCTGCGCCTGGTTCGCATGCTGGGCGAGGCCGACTGGCTGAAACTGACCGTGCCGGCGGCCTATGGCGGAACGCATGAGACGCTCGACGTTCGCTCCATCGCCCTCGGCCGGGAGATCCTCGGCTACTATCTCGGCCTCGCCGATTTCAGCTTCGTCATGCAGGGCCTGGGCACCGGCGCGATCACGCTCTACGGCTCGGACGAACTGAAGGAGGAATACCTGCCGCGGGTAGCGACGGGCGAGCGGATCGCGGCGCTGGCGATGTCGGAACCCCAGGGCGGGTCGGACGTGGCGGCGCTGGAAACAACGGCCGAGCTCGACGGCAATCATTTCGTCCTCAACGGCACCAAGACCTGGATTTCGAACGGCGGCATCGCCGACCATTACGTCGTGATCGCCCGGACCGGCGAGGCGCCCGGAGCCAGGGGGCTTTCCGCATTCGTTGTCGACGCCGATTTACCGGGTTTCCGGGTCGCCGGCCGGATCGACGTGATGGCGCCCCATCCTCTGGCGACGCTGTCGTTCGAGAATTGCCGCGTTCCGGCCAGCCATCTTCTGGGCAATCCGGGCGAAGGCTTCCGGATCGCGATGGCCAATCTCGATGTCTTCCGGACGACGGTCGGCGCCGCCGCGCTCGGCATGGCGCGCCGGGCGCTCGACGAAGCCGTGGCCTATTCGCAGAGCCGCAGGGCGTTCGGCCAGGCGATCGGCGAGTTCCAGCTTATCCAGGCCAAGATCGCCGAAATGGCCGTCAAGGTGGATGCCATGGCCCTGTTGGTCTATCGCTCCGGCTGGACGAAGGACGTCAAGAATATCCGGGTGACGCGCGAGAGTTCGATGGCCAAACTGTACGCCACCGAAGCGGCGCAGGACGTGGTCGACGAAGCGGTGCAGATTTTCGGCGGTCAGGGCGTGACCGTAGGCCAGAAGGTCGAAGAACTGTATCGTGAGATTCGCGCCCTGCGCATCTATGAGGGAACGAGCGAAGTGCAGAAACTGGTGATCGCCGGCCAGACGGTATCGGCCCTCGGGGCGGCCCATGGCTAG
- a CDS encoding enoyl-CoA hydratase family protein, with the protein MLEDTSPSLAADYRPKHFKWEVDGKVATITLNRPEKKNPLTFESYAELRDTFRALSYAEDVRAVVVTGAGGNFCTGGDVHEIIGPLLDLDMPGLLNFTRMTGDLVKAIRTCPQPVVAAIDGICAGAGGAIAMACDIRFGTPEARVLYLFNRVGLAGCDMGACAILPRIIGQGRAAELLYTGRAMTGDEGERWGFYNRLVDSGELLGTAQAFAARLADGPTFGNAMTKKMLDMEWNMGLEQYIEAEAQAQAICMQTQDYHRAYHAFVAKEKPVFEGN; encoded by the coding sequence ATGCTGGAAGATACCTCGCCTTCGCTGGCTGCCGACTACCGGCCGAAGCATTTCAAGTGGGAGGTCGATGGCAAGGTCGCCACGATCACGCTGAACCGGCCGGAGAAGAAGAATCCGCTGACCTTCGAAAGCTATGCCGAACTGCGCGATACCTTCCGGGCGCTCAGTTACGCCGAAGATGTCAGGGCGGTTGTGGTGACGGGCGCCGGCGGCAATTTCTGTACCGGCGGCGACGTCCACGAGATCATCGGCCCGCTGCTCGATCTCGACATGCCGGGCCTGCTGAATTTCACCCGCATGACCGGCGACTTGGTGAAAGCGATCCGGACCTGCCCGCAGCCGGTCGTCGCGGCGATCGACGGCATCTGCGCCGGCGCCGGCGGCGCGATCGCCATGGCCTGCGATATCCGCTTCGGGACGCCGGAGGCCAGGGTGCTTTACCTGTTCAACCGGGTGGGGCTGGCCGGCTGCGATATGGGCGCCTGCGCCATCCTCCCGCGCATCATCGGCCAGGGCCGGGCGGCGGAACTGCTGTATACCGGACGCGCCATGACGGGAGACGAGGGCGAGCGCTGGGGCTTCTACAACCGGCTGGTCGACAGCGGCGAACTCCTTGGGACGGCGCAGGCGTTCGCCGCGCGGCTCGCCGACGGACCGACCTTCGGCAATGCCATGACCAAGAAGATGCTGGACATGGAATGGAACATGGGACTGGAGCAGTATATCGAGGCCGAGGCCCAGGCCCAGGCGATCTGCATGCAGACCCAGGATTACCACCGCGCCTACCACGCCTTCGTGGCGAAGGAAAAGCCGGTGTTCGAGGGCAACTGA